One window of Camelina sativa cultivar DH55 chromosome 4, Cs, whole genome shotgun sequence genomic DNA carries:
- the LOC104779672 gene encoding myb family transcription factor EFM-like isoform X2 gives MASSSELSLDCKPQSYSMLLKSFGDNFQSNQTTQKLEDLLSRLDQERLKIDAFKRELPLCMQLLNNAVEVYKQQLEAYRANSNNNNQSVPTRPVLEEFIPLRNQPEKPNIKGNNWMTTAQLWSESETKPKNIDSTADQSLHKDEIASSPKRGHFDAKQRNGNGAFLPFSKEHSLPELALSTLVKRVSPTSEHTNGRDGNDESMINNDTNNNNNNSNNNGVSSTTSQSNRKARRCWSPDLHRRFVQALQMLGGSQVATPKQIRELMKVDGLTNDEVKSHLQKYRLHTRRPSPSPQTSGGPGPHLVVLGGIWVPPEYTTAHGGTPTLYHHQVHHHHTSTAGPPPPHFCSSQEFYTTPPPPQSLHHHHFQTFNGSSGAASTDSTHHQLTDSAADEEKSPESGGGEKKGLAALREEGEDHQSNVNGSEITLKF, from the exons ATGGCTTCCTCATCAGAACTAAGCTTGGATTGCAAGCCGCAAAGCTACTCTATGCTTTTGAAATCCTTTGGAGATAACTTTCAGAGCAATCAAACCACGCAAAAGCTCGAAGATCTTCTTTCTCGCCTCGACCAAGAACGTCTTAAGATCGATGCCTTCAAGCGTGAACTCCCCCTTTGCATGCAACTGCTTAACAATG ctgTCGAAGTTTACAAACAACAACTAGAAGCATATCGAGCAAATAGTAATAACAATAACCAAAGTGTACCCACAAGACCAGTTCTTGAAGAGTTCATACCCTTAAGGAACCAACCCGAAAAACCTAATATCAAAGGAAATAATTGGATGACGACCGCTCAGCTTTGGAGCGAAtccgaaaccaaaccaaaaaacattgattcaactGCTGATCAATCTCTTCACAAAGACGAGATTGCTAGTAGTCCAAAACGTGGTCATTTCGACGCGAAACAAAGAAATGGAAACGGCGCTTTTCTTCCCTTCTCTAAGGAACATTCTTTGCCTGAATTAGCTCTATCTACGCTGGTAAAGAGGGTCTCCCCAACCAGCGAACATACTAATGGCCGTGACGGTAATGATGAGAGCATGATCAACAATGAtactaacaataataataacaattcaaaCAACAATGGAGTTTCTTCTACAACGAGTCAAAGTAATAGAAAGGCACGACGTTGCTGGTCGCCCGACTTGCACCGAAGATTTGTCCAAGCTCTTCAAATGCTTGGTGGGTCGCAAG TGGCTACACCAAAACAGATAAGGGAACTTATGAAAGTTGATGGTTTGACCAACGATGAAGTCAAAAGCCATCTCCAG AAGTATCGGCTTCACACTAGAAGACCAAGCCCAAGCCCACAAACGTCGGGTGGACCAGGTCCTCATTTGGTCGTCTTAGGTGGCATATGGGTCCCACCGGAGTACACCACCGCACACGGTGGCACTCCGACTCTCTACCACCACCAAGTCCATCACCATCACACCAGCACGGCGGGGCCGCCTCCA CCACACTTTTGCTCATCCCAAGAATTCTACACAACTCCACCGCCTCCGCAGTcactccaccaccaccactttcAAACGTTCAACGGCTCATCCGGTGCCGCCTCCACCGACTCAACTCATCATCAGTTAACGGATAGTGCCGCAGATGAAGAGAAGTCGCCGGAGAGTGGTGGTGGAGAGAAAAAAGGGTTGGCTGCTCTTAGGGAAGAAGGTGAAGACCACCAAAGCAATGTTAATGGAAGTGAAATaactctaaaattctaa
- the LOC104779672 gene encoding myb family transcription factor EFM-like isoform X3 — protein sequence MASSSELSLDCKPQSYSMLLKSFGDNFQSNQTTQKLEDLLSRLDQERLKIDAFKRELPLCMQLLNNAVEVYKQQLEAYRANSNNNNQSVPTRPVLEEFIPLRNQPEKPNIKGNNWMTTAQLWSESETKPKNIDSTADQSLHKDEIASSPKRGHFDAKQRNGNGAFLPFSKEHSLPELALSTLVKRVSPTSEHTNGRDGNDESMINNDTNNNNNNSNNNGVSSTTSQSNRKARRCWSPDLHRRFVQALQMLGGSQVATPKQIRELMKVDGLTNDEVKSHLQKYRLHTRRPSPSPQTSGGPGPHLVVLGGIWVPPEYTTAHGGTPTLYHHQVHHHHTSTAGPPPHFCSSQEFYTTPPPPQSLHHHHFQTFNGSSGAASTDSTHHQLTDSAADEEKSPESGGGEKKGLAALREEGEDHQSNVNGSEITLKF from the exons ATGGCTTCCTCATCAGAACTAAGCTTGGATTGCAAGCCGCAAAGCTACTCTATGCTTTTGAAATCCTTTGGAGATAACTTTCAGAGCAATCAAACCACGCAAAAGCTCGAAGATCTTCTTTCTCGCCTCGACCAAGAACGTCTTAAGATCGATGCCTTCAAGCGTGAGCTCCCCCTTTGCATGCAACTGCTTAACAATG ctgTCGAAGTTTACAAACAACAACTAGAAGCATATCGAGCAAATAGTAATAACAATAACCAAAGTGTACCCACAAGACCAGTTCTTGAAGAGTTCATACCCTTAAGGAACCAACCCGAAAAACCTAATATCAAAGGAAATAATTGGATGACGACCGCTCAGCTTTGGAGCGAAtccgaaaccaaaccaaaaaacattgattcaactGCTGATCAATCTCTTCACAAAGACGAGATTGCTAGTAGTCCAAAACGTGGTCATTTCGACGCGAAACAAAGAAATGGAAACGGCGCTTTTCTTCCCTTCTCTAAGGAACATTCTTTGCCTGAATTAGCTCTATCTACGCTGGTAAAGAGGGTCTCCCCAACCAGCGAACATACTAATGGCCGTGACGGTAATGATGAGAGCATGATCAACAATGAtactaacaataataataacaattcaaaCAACAATGGAGTTTCTTCTACAACGAGTCAAAGTAATAGAAAGGCACGACGTTGCTGGTCGCCCGACTTGCACCGAAGATTTGTCCAAGCTCTTCAAATGCTTGGTGGGTCGCAAG TGGCTACACCAAAACAGATAAGGGAACTTATGAAAGTTGATGGTTTGACCAACGATGAAGTCAAAAGCCATCTCCAG AAGTATCGGCTTCACACTAGAAGACCAAGCCCAAGCCCACAAACGTCGGGTGGACCAGGTCCTCATTTGGTCGTCTTAGGTGGCATATGGGTCCCACCGGAGTACACCACCGCACACGGTGGCACTCCGACTCTCTACCACCACCAAGTCCATCACCATCACACCAGCACGGCGGG GCCGCCTCCACACTTTTGCTCATCCCAAGAATTCTACACAACTCCACCGCCTCCGCAGTcactccaccaccaccactttcAAACGTTCAACGGCTCATCCGGTGCCGCCTCCACCGACTCAACTCATCATCAGTTAACGGATAGTGCCGCAGATGAAGAGAAGTCGCCGGAGAGTGGTGGTGGAGAGAAAAAAGGGTTGGCTGCTCTTAGGGAAGAAGGTGAAGACCACCAAAGCAATGTTAATGGAAGTGAAATaactctaaaattctaa
- the LOC104779672 gene encoding myb family transcription factor EFM-like isoform X1 has protein sequence MASSSELSLDCKPQSYSMLLKSFGDNFQSNQTTQKLEDLLSRLDQERLKIDAFKRELPLCMQLLNNAVEVYKQQLEAYRANSNNNNQSVPTRPVLEEFIPLRNQPEKPNIKGNNWMTTAQLWSESETKPKNIDSTADQSLHKDEIASSPKRGHFDAKQRNGNGAFLPFSKEHSLPELALSTLVKRVSPTSEHTNGRDGNDESMINNDTNNNNNNSNNNGVSSTTSQSNRKARRCWSPDLHRRFVQALQMLGGSQVATPKQIRELMKVDGLTNDEVKSHLQKYRLHTRRPSPSPQTSGGPGPHLVVLGGIWVPPEYTTAHGGTPTLYHHQVHHHHTSTAGPPPPHFCSSQEFYTTPPPPQSLHHHHFQTFNGSSGAASTDSTHHQLTDSAADEEKSPESGGGEKKGLAALREEGEDHQSNVNGSEITLKF, from the exons ATGGCTTCCTCATCAGAACTAAGCTTGGATTGCAAGCCGCAAAGCTACTCTATGCTTTTGAAATCCTTTGGAGATAACTTTCAGAGCAATCAAACCACGCAAAAGCTCGAAGATCTTCTTTCTCGCCTCGACCAAGAACGTCTTAAGATCGATGCCTTCAAGCGTGAGCTCCCCCTTTGCATGCAACTGCTTAACAATG ctgTCGAAGTTTACAAACAACAACTAGAAGCATATCGAGCAAATAGTAATAACAATAACCAAAGTGTACCCACAAGACCAGTTCTTGAAGAGTTCATACCCTTAAGGAACCAACCCGAAAAACCTAATATCAAAGGAAATAATTGGATGACGACCGCTCAGCTTTGGAGCGAAtccgaaaccaaaccaaaaaacattgattcaactGCTGATCAATCTCTTCACAAAGACGAGATTGCTAGTAGTCCAAAACGTGGTCATTTCGACGCGAAACAAAGAAATGGAAACGGCGCTTTTCTTCCCTTCTCTAAGGAACATTCTTTGCCTGAATTAGCTCTATCTACGCTGGTAAAGAGGGTCTCCCCAACCAGCGAACATACTAATGGCCGTGACGGTAATGATGAGAGCATGATCAACAATGAtactaacaataataataacaattcaaaCAACAATGGAGTTTCTTCTACAACGAGTCAAAGTAATAGAAAGGCACGACGTTGCTGGTCGCCCGACTTGCACCGAAGATTTGTCCAAGCTCTTCAAATGCTTGGTGGGTCGCAAG TGGCTACACCAAAACAGATAAGGGAACTTATGAAAGTTGATGGTTTGACCAACGATGAAGTCAAAAGCCATCTCCAG AAGTATCGGCTTCACACTAGAAGACCAAGCCCAAGCCCACAAACGTCGGGTGGACCAGGTCCTCATTTGGTCGTCTTAGGTGGCATATGGGTCCCACCGGAGTACACCACCGCACACGGTGGCACTCCGACTCTCTACCACCACCAAGTCCATCACCATCACACCAGCACGGCGGGGCCGCCTCCA CCACACTTTTGCTCATCCCAAGAATTCTACACAACTCCACCGCCTCCGCAGTcactccaccaccaccactttcAAACGTTCAACGGCTCATCCGGTGCCGCCTCCACCGACTCAACTCATCATCAGTTAACGGATAGTGCCGCAGATGAAGAGAAGTCGCCGGAGAGTGGTGGTGGAGAGAAAAAAGGGTTGGCTGCTCTTAGGGAAGAAGGTGAAGACCACCAAAGCAATGTTAATGGAAGTGAAATaactctaaaattctaa
- the LOC109132431 gene encoding uncharacterized protein LOC109132431, translating to MRNISEPMIIGGDFNTILWLDERAGGNGCLFTDSLEFGAWIDNLSLIDMGFKGSKFTWKRGCEERNFVAKRLDRVLCCANGRLKWQEPTCTHSPFLSSDYAPLFLQLCPVVKGDPRRRPFWFEAAWLKHESFKDHLDASWKNDISTPEALHILWVKLKRWNAEVFGDVQRKKDKTVEEL from the coding sequence ATGCGTAACATATCAGAGCCGATGATTATTGGAGGTGACTTCAATACTATCTTGTGGTTGGATGAAAGAGCTGGAGGTAATGGGTGCCTGTTTACTGATTCCCTTGAGTTTGGAGCTTGGATTGATAACCTATCTCTGATAGATATGGGGTTTAAGGGCTCTAAGTTTACCTGGAAAAGAGGTTGTGAGGAGAGGAATTTTGTGGCGAAGAGACTAGATCGGGTGCTCTGTTGTGCGAATGGAAGATTGAAATGGCAGGAACCTACATGTACACACTCACCCTTCCTGTCGTCAGATTATGCTCCTTTGTTTCTCCAGTTGTGTCCGGTGGTGAAGGGGGACCCGAGAAGGAGACCTTTCTGGTTTGAGGCGGCCTGGCTAAAGCATGAAAGCTTCAAAGATCATTTAGATGCCTCTTGGAAGAATGATATCTCAACTCCGGAGGCATTGCATATTTTATGGGTCAAACTTAAGCGGTGGAATGCGGAGGTGTTTGGGGATGTGCAGCGTAAAAAGGATAAAACAGTGGAGGAGTTGTAG
- the LOC104779673 gene encoding PLASMODESMATA CALLOSE-BINDING PROTEIN 3, protein MRLLLGLLFLLALATSSSATYCLCRDGVGEKDLQTSIDYACGVLKDCTPIHDKGPCYQPNTVKSHCDWAVNTYFQRSGQIPGSCNFSGSATTSSNPPSTVVTGCIYPSSPGSAGTTLTTGTSTGTQTFPGTPVFGPTGGFDPSGNNGASSLFISIPLTLGFSVIVFL, encoded by the exons ATGAGATTGCTTCTTGGTCTCTTGTTTCTCTTGGCTTTAGCCACTTCTTCAA GTGCAACTTACTGTCTATGTAGAGATGGAGTTGGAGAGAAAGATCTTCAAACATCAATAGACTATGCATGTGGAGTTTTGAAAGATTGTACTCCAATTCATGACAAAGGTCCTTGTTACCAACCAAACACCGTCAAGAGTCATTGTGATTGGGCGGTTAATACTTATTTCCAAAGATCCGGTCAAATCCCTGGAAGCTGTAACTTCTCAGGAAGTGCTACCACCAGCTCAAATCCTCCTTCAA CTGTTGTTACTGGTTGCATCTATCCTTCAAGTCCTgg AAGTGCAGGGACAACTCTGACGACCGGGACTTCTACAGGAACACAGACGTTTCCGGGAACTCCAGTGTTTGGTCCGACCGGAGGCTTTGATCCTTCGGGAAATAATGGTGCTTCGAGTTTGTTCATTTCAATCCCTCTCACACTCGGTTTCTCCGTCATTGTGTTTCTATAA